A genomic window from Candidatus Latescibacterota bacterium includes:
- a CDS encoding M20 family metallo-hydrolase, whose translation MASDALDKVFGLIDGYSDAMIEFQTGMTAIPALGPDNDGEGESKKAEYIEKYLADNVGFDAVEHYDAPDDRVPSGVRPNITAVMKGKSDKKKIWVMGHIDIVPPGDLSKWETDPYEVIVRDGNLIGRGTEDNQHGIVIPVFALKAIKEAGLELPYDVGVVLVSDEETGSDFGITHLLKECALIGKDDYIIVPDAGEPDGAMIEVAEKSIYWLKIETTGKQCHGSTPEAGVNAHYAAAHLITRLHELYNIFDKRDEVFDPPISTFEATKKEANVPNINTIPGDDVFYLDMRVLPGIALDDVDAAIRKIADGVEKEFGVKIAATSPQKEEAAPATPVDAPVVAALAKAIENVHGLKAKPMGIGGGTVAAIFRRAGFNAVVWSTIQDTCHQPNEYTTVAGMVADSKILAQLFLEG comes from the coding sequence ATGGCTTCAGATGCGCTTGACAAGGTATTCGGGTTGATCGATGGATACAGTGACGCGATGATCGAATTTCAGACGGGAATGACTGCCATTCCGGCCCTGGGGCCCGACAACGACGGAGAAGGCGAATCGAAAAAAGCTGAATATATTGAAAAATACCTGGCAGACAATGTCGGATTCGACGCCGTCGAGCACTACGACGCTCCGGACGACAGGGTGCCATCGGGGGTCCGCCCGAATATCACGGCCGTTATGAAGGGTAAATCGGACAAGAAAAAGATCTGGGTGATGGGCCATATTGATATCGTCCCTCCCGGAGATCTCAGTAAATGGGAGACCGACCCCTACGAGGTCATAGTCAGAGACGGAAACCTGATCGGGCGCGGCACAGAAGACAATCAGCACGGTATAGTCATCCCCGTATTCGCCCTGAAGGCGATAAAAGAAGCGGGGCTGGAACTTCCATATGATGTCGGTGTAGTCCTCGTTTCCGACGAAGAGACAGGAAGTGATTTCGGGATCACTCATCTTCTCAAGGAATGCGCTCTCATCGGCAAAGATGATTATATCATCGTTCCCGATGCCGGAGAGCCCGACGGAGCAATGATCGAAGTGGCCGAGAAATCGATATACTGGCTCAAGATCGAGACTACCGGCAAGCAGTGCCACGGCTCTACCCCGGAGGCGGGTGTAAACGCGCACTACGCGGCGGCCCACCTGATTACCCGACTGCACGAACTTTATAACATCTTTGACAAACGCGACGAAGTCTTCGATCCGCCGATCAGCACCTTCGAAGCGACCAAAAAAGAAGCTAACGTTCCGAACATAAACACTATCCCCGGCGACGACGTCTTCTATCTTGATATGAGAGTGCTGCCGGGAATCGCTCTGGATGACGTCGATGCTGCCATCAGGAAGATCGCCGACGGTGTCGAGAAAGAATTTGGTGTCAAGATCGCCGCGACATCGCCCCAGAAGGAAGAGGCCGCGCCGGCTACTCCGGTAGACGCCCCCGTCGTAGCAGCTCTGGCAAAAGCTATTGAGAATGTGCATGGGCTCAAGGCCAAGCCGATGGGCATCGGCGGCGGTACAGTTGCCGCCATATTCAGGCGTGCCGGCTTCAACGCGGTCGTCTGGTCGACGATCCAGGACACTTGCCATCAGCCGAACGAATATACGACTGTTGCGGGAATGGTCGCCGATTCGAAGATTCTGGCCCAGCTGTTCCTTGAAGGTTGA